Proteins encoded in a region of the Mucilaginibacter sabulilitoris genome:
- a CDS encoding GMC family oxidoreductase has product MNDYTYDAIVVGSGISGGWAAKELTEKGLKVLMLERGQNIEHIKDYKSATKDPWEFPHRNGVIQSKIKDYPMLLKAGGLNESNLDYWVNETENPYTQVQPYNWRRGYHVGGRSLMWGRQSYRWSDFDFEANAKEGIAIDWPVRYKDIAPWYDHAEKFAGISGSLEGLAQLPDGQFLPAMEMNCVEKDVSARIKKQYGGKRAMIIGRTANITVPMQGRTNCQYRNKCALGCPFGGYFSTQSSTLPAAMATKNLTVRPWSIVTRVLYDKDTKRATGVEVLDAENNKTYEYKAKIVFLNASTFNSAWILMHSATDIWPDGLGSSSGQLGHNIMDHHVGGSASGIMEGYEDKYTFGRRANGIYIPRYRNLFGDRRDYLRGFGYQGSAGRQTWSREVAEINIGAELKDTLTEPGNWAMSIVSFGEVLPYYENKISINKQVKDKWGLNTLNVDAGLKENERKMDIDMQADAVEMLEKSGLKNVKGFEQRKDMGAIHEMGSARMGHDPKTSVLNKWNQMWDAPNVFITDGSFMVSSSCVNPSLSYMAFTARAADHAVSELKKMNI; this is encoded by the coding sequence ATGAACGACTACACTTATGACGCTATCGTTGTTGGCTCGGGAATTTCTGGTGGTTGGGCGGCAAAAGAGTTAACCGAAAAGGGGCTTAAAGTGCTGATGCTGGAACGGGGTCAAAACATTGAACACATCAAAGATTATAAATCAGCGACCAAGGATCCCTGGGAATTTCCGCATCGTAATGGTGTTATTCAGTCAAAAATTAAAGATTATCCCATGCTGCTTAAGGCAGGAGGATTAAACGAGTCAAATCTGGATTACTGGGTTAACGAAACGGAAAACCCTTATACACAAGTTCAGCCCTATAACTGGCGGCGTGGTTATCATGTGGGCGGTCGTTCCCTGATGTGGGGCCGCCAAAGCTACAGGTGGAGCGATTTTGATTTTGAGGCCAATGCTAAAGAAGGCATCGCTATTGACTGGCCCGTGCGCTATAAAGACATCGCGCCCTGGTATGATCATGCGGAAAAATTTGCAGGCATTAGTGGTTCCTTAGAAGGTCTCGCGCAGCTTCCGGATGGTCAGTTTTTGCCGGCCATGGAAATGAACTGCGTGGAAAAAGATGTGTCTGCGCGTATTAAAAAGCAATACGGCGGTAAGCGTGCAATGATCATTGGTCGTACGGCCAATATCACGGTGCCAATGCAAGGGCGTACCAACTGCCAGTATCGTAACAAGTGTGCGCTTGGCTGTCCGTTCGGTGGTTATTTCAGTACACAGTCGTCTACTTTACCTGCTGCTATGGCCACTAAAAATTTAACGGTAAGGCCATGGTCAATTGTAACCCGGGTGTTGTACGATAAAGACACCAAACGGGCAACCGGAGTTGAAGTTCTTGACGCAGAGAACAATAAAACCTATGAATATAAGGCTAAAATTGTTTTTCTGAACGCGAGCACGTTTAACAGTGCCTGGATTTTAATGCATTCTGCTACCGATATATGGCCCGATGGCCTGGGCAGCAGCAGCGGGCAGCTGGGGCATAATATTATGGATCATCATGTTGGCGGTAGTGCTTCCGGTATAATGGAAGGCTATGAGGATAAATATACGTTTGGACGAAGAGCTAACGGTATTTATATACCGCGTTACCGTAACCTGTTTGGCGACCGCCGTGATTATCTCAGGGGATTTGGTTATCAGGGTTCTGCCGGCAGGCAAACCTGGAGCAGGGAAGTAGCCGAAATAAATATCGGTGCTGAACTTAAGGATACGCTTACCGAACCCGGAAACTGGGCTATGTCTATAGTGAGTTTTGGCGAGGTATTGCCATATTATGAAAATAAAATAAGTATCAATAAACAGGTTAAGGATAAGTGGGGCTTGAATACACTTAATGTAGATGCAGGGCTTAAAGAGAATGAACGTAAAATGGATATTGATATGCAGGCGGATGCAGTAGAAATGCTTGAAAAGTCGGGTCTTAAAAATGTAAAAGGGTTTGAACAGCGTAAAGATATGGGCGCCATACACGAAATGGGATCTGCCAGAATGGGACATGATCCTAAAACCTCGGTGCTTAATAAATGGAACCAGATGTGGGATGCTCCCAATGTATTTATTACCGACGGATCATTTATGGTTTCATCATCATGTGTAAACCCTTCATTATCTTATATGGCTTTTACAGCCCGTGCCGCAGATCATGCGGTAAGCGAATTGAAGAAAATGAATATTTAA
- a CDS encoding GH116 family glycosyl hydrolase, which translates to MKEDNNRRKFLKNLGIGAIGVSAMPADLFASPKIRSEQATEQKLATSQAADGARAYNEPYEDAYLSRVAFPLGGIGAGMFCIEGTGAISHMSVRNNPEIYNEPCMFAAISIKGMEKGARVLEGPVPIWKKFGQHDSGLGGGGGSWGLPRYQETKFTARFPFTAIDLQDASMPVKVSIKAWSPFIPTDADNSSLPVAGLEYEFENTSGKAVDAVFSYNARNFMQQRDAKNSVKPIANGFVLSQDGTEKAPEKAGDFAIFTDNDSTVVDHCWFRGDWWDAFTMAWNAVQAADVRKNAPVDSGAPGASLYVPLALNAGEKKTIKLMMAWYVPDTNLRVGDEPRNNDDQPCDPLTTEPANKFHKPWYSGKFKSVNEVAAYWQQNYRQLHKNSNTFKEAFYDSSLPPEVLEAVSANLTILKSPTVLRQTDGRFWCWEGCGDNWGSCHGSCTHVWNYAQAVSHLFPSLERSLRETEFEVSQNCNGHQQFRTSIPIRPVAHNFHAASDGQLGGIMKVYREWRISGDNAWLKRLYPKVKMSMDYCIKTWDPRSKGVLEEPHHNTYDIEFWGADPMCTTFYLGALTAITAMGKFLHEPTQNYEALYAKGKVFLENTLFNGEYFAQKIQWTGLNAPDPTTIKNRSVEAMALLQKEGPKYQYGSGCLSDGILGAWIADMCGLDITLDKGKIKQHLASVHKYNLKKDLSEHANPQRPTYAIGKEGGLLLCSWPQGGKLSIPFVYSDEVWTGIEYQVASHLMLTGQVNEGLEVVRACRDRYDGRVRNPFNEYECGHWYARAMASYGLLQALTGARFDAVDKVLHIDSKIGDFKSFISTNTGFGVISLKNGQPSLNVLYGTIPVKSFDISGQREISVKGRVKQAS; encoded by the coding sequence ATGAAAGAAGATAATAACAGGCGTAAATTCCTCAAAAATTTAGGTATTGGCGCTATAGGCGTTTCTGCCATGCCTGCCGATCTGTTTGCTTCGCCTAAAATCCGTTCAGAGCAAGCCACTGAGCAAAAGCTGGCAACAAGTCAGGCGGCCGATGGAGCGCGCGCTTATAATGAACCTTATGAAGATGCTTATTTAAGTCGTGTCGCATTTCCACTCGGTGGTATAGGCGCGGGTATGTTCTGTATAGAGGGTACAGGTGCAATATCGCACATGTCGGTACGCAATAACCCCGAAATATATAATGAACCTTGTATGTTCGCTGCCATCTCGATAAAAGGAATGGAGAAAGGCGCTCGGGTATTGGAAGGCCCGGTTCCAATCTGGAAAAAGTTTGGGCAGCATGATTCTGGTCTTGGCGGGGGCGGCGGAAGCTGGGGTTTGCCGCGTTATCAGGAAACAAAATTTACAGCACGATTCCCGTTCACAGCGATAGATCTGCAGGATGCCTCTATGCCGGTTAAAGTGAGCATTAAAGCCTGGAGCCCGTTTATACCAACCGATGCCGATAATTCGAGCTTGCCGGTAGCCGGTTTGGAGTATGAGTTTGAAAACACCAGCGGCAAAGCTGTTGATGCTGTTTTTAGCTATAACGCCCGCAACTTTATGCAGCAGAGGGATGCTAAAAATTCGGTTAAACCCATAGCCAACGGATTTGTATTGTCACAGGATGGAACGGAAAAGGCCCCCGAAAAGGCAGGCGACTTTGCCATATTTACAGATAATGATAGTACGGTGGTTGACCACTGCTGGTTCCGCGGTGATTGGTGGGACGCTTTTACAATGGCATGGAATGCTGTTCAGGCAGCCGATGTACGAAAAAATGCACCAGTAGATTCAGGAGCTCCGGGTGCCTCCCTGTATGTGCCACTGGCCTTAAATGCGGGTGAAAAGAAAACTATAAAACTGATGATGGCCTGGTATGTGCCGGATACCAACCTGCGTGTGGGCGATGAGCCACGTAATAATGACGACCAGCCCTGTGATCCACTAACTACTGAACCCGCAAATAAATTCCATAAGCCCTGGTATAGCGGCAAATTTAAAAGTGTAAACGAGGTGGCAGCTTACTGGCAACAGAATTACCGCCAGCTGCATAAAAACTCCAATACATTTAAAGAAGCGTTTTATGATTCGTCCCTGCCACCGGAGGTATTGGAAGCGGTATCTGCTAACTTGACCATCCTGAAATCGCCGACGGTTTTAAGGCAAACCGACGGACGTTTCTGGTGCTGGGAAGGCTGCGGTGATAACTGGGGAAGTTGCCACGGTTCCTGCACCCATGTTTGGAACTATGCACAGGCAGTATCACATCTATTTCCATCACTGGAGCGTTCATTGCGGGAAACAGAATTTGAGGTAAGCCAGAATTGCAACGGACATCAGCAATTCCGTACGTCTATCCCGATACGACCTGTAGCACATAACTTCCATGCTGCATCCGACGGGCAATTGGGCGGCATTATGAAAGTTTACCGCGAATGGCGCATTAGCGGCGACAATGCCTGGCTTAAACGCCTTTATCCAAAGGTAAAAATGAGCATGGATTACTGCATCAAAACCTGGGATCCGCGCAGCAAAGGTGTATTGGAAGAGCCACATCATAACACCTACGATATTGAATTTTGGGGTGCCGACCCAATGTGCACAACTTTTTACCTTGGCGCTTTAACAGCCATTACCGCCATGGGCAAGTTTTTACATGAACCTACCCAAAATTATGAAGCGCTTTACGCAAAAGGTAAGGTTTTTTTGGAGAATACCCTTTTTAACGGCGAGTATTTCGCCCAAAAAATTCAATGGACAGGCCTTAATGCTCCGGATCCTACAACGATAAAAAACAGATCGGTAGAGGCTATGGCCCTGCTGCAAAAAGAGGGACCTAAATACCAGTATGGCTCAGGTTGTTTATCTGACGGGATATTGGGCGCCTGGATAGCCGATATGTGCGGGCTTGATATTACTTTGGATAAAGGGAAGATCAAGCAGCATTTGGCATCGGTACATAAATATAATCTTAAAAAAGATCTGTCAGAACATGCCAACCCGCAGCGACCTACCTATGCCATTGGTAAAGAGGGTGGTTTGTTGCTGTGTTCATGGCCGCAGGGAGGGAAGCTCTCCATACCATTTGTGTACAGTGATGAGGTGTGGACGGGTATTGAATACCAGGTAGCTTCGCATTTAATGCTCACCGGCCAGGTAAACGAAGGATTAGAAGTAGTACGCGCTTGCCGCGACAGGTATGACGGCCGCGTGCGCAACCCATTTAATGAGTATGAGTGTGGTCATTGGTATGCCCGCGCCATGGCAAGTTACGGCTTGTTGCAGGCTTTAACCGGAGCAAGGTTTGATGCCGTTGACAAAGTGCTGCATATCGACTCGAAAATTGGAGATTTTAAAAGCTTTATTTCAACCAATACCGGCTTTGGAGTAATCAGTCTTAAAAATGGTCAACCATCTTTAAATGTATTGTATGGGACAATCCCGGTAAAAAGTTTTGACATATCCGGTCAGCGTGAAATATCAGTCAAAGGGCGTGTAAAACAAGCTTCTTAG
- a CDS encoding sialate O-acetylesterase — MKSNTCKSLIVKIIFVVVTACITIPSYATIRLPAVLSNNMVLQQQSQVKLWGWGEPYEKITVTTSWDNKTYPEIRPDGNANWKLTVTTPSAGGPFTITLKGQNTIILTNIMIGEVWVCSGQSNMEMSGNWGLQDIKQALPTAYNSNIRFFHIPKATAQTRQNDCNAQWQVCDSNTLKSFSAVGYFFGKNLNSKLNVPVGLVEAAWSGSSAEVWTPDSIVNGDAVLKQAATKIAANGQCPNLAGYAYNAMIAPVTNFSIAGTIWYQGENNTINAATYPRLFTVMIDAWRKAFNKDIPFYFVQVAPFKYQLKNVGALMRESQTESMKHHNTGMVVITDLVSDVNNVHPANKNDVGLRLANWALAETYHQSGINYKNPIFKNININKEKATLLFDNAANGFTVKGKFITEIFISGADQVFYPANTSVKKDKIIAWSEQVKQPVAVRYGFSNTAIGNLFSKEGLPVGPFRTDNWPVEVK; from the coding sequence ATGAAGAGCAATACTTGCAAAAGCTTAATTGTTAAAATAATATTCGTTGTTGTTACCGCTTGTATAACAATTCCGTCTTATGCTACTATCCGTTTACCGGCTGTTTTAAGCAATAATATGGTATTGCAGCAGCAAAGCCAGGTAAAACTCTGGGGCTGGGGCGAGCCCTATGAAAAAATCACGGTTACTACCTCCTGGGATAATAAAACTTATCCCGAGATCAGACCCGATGGTAATGCCAACTGGAAGCTTACCGTCACCACCCCTTCAGCCGGCGGCCCGTTTACCATTACCTTAAAAGGGCAAAATACCATTATTTTAACCAACATCATGATAGGTGAGGTGTGGGTTTGCTCCGGCCAAAGCAATATGGAAATGAGTGGCAATTGGGGATTGCAGGATATTAAACAGGCATTGCCAACGGCTTATAATAGTAACATTCGCTTTTTCCATATCCCAAAAGCAACGGCGCAAACTCGACAGAACGATTGCAATGCGCAATGGCAGGTTTGCGATAGTAACACCCTTAAATCATTCAGCGCTGTAGGTTATTTTTTCGGCAAAAATTTAAACAGTAAATTAAATGTACCTGTAGGACTGGTAGAGGCCGCATGGTCGGGCTCTTCAGCAGAGGTTTGGACACCGGATAGTATTGTAAACGGCGATGCTGTACTAAAACAGGCAGCTACCAAAATTGCAGCCAACGGGCAGTGCCCCAATCTTGCCGGTTACGCTTATAATGCCATGATAGCGCCCGTTACTAATTTTTCTATCGCAGGTACAATATGGTACCAGGGCGAGAATAACACCATAAATGCTGCCACTTACCCGCGCTTGTTTACCGTAATGATTGATGCCTGGCGCAAGGCATTTAATAAAGATATTCCGTTTTATTTTGTGCAGGTAGCTCCGTTTAAATACCAGCTTAAAAACGTAGGAGCGTTGATGCGCGAATCACAAACCGAAAGCATGAAACACCACAATACGGGCATGGTTGTTATCACCGACCTGGTTTCGGATGTGAACAATGTGCACCCGGCGAATAAAAACGATGTTGGTTTGCGGCTGGCCAACTGGGCCCTTGCCGAAACTTATCACCAGTCCGGAATTAATTATAAAAATCCGATATTTAAAAATATAAACATAAATAAAGAGAAGGCAACCCTATTATTTGATAATGCAGCTAACGGGTTTACGGTAAAAGGTAAATTCATCACAGAGATATTCATATCCGGGGCCGATCAGGTATTTTATCCTGCCAATACAAGTGTTAAAAAGGACAAGATAATAGCATGGAGCGAACAGGTGAAACAGCCCGTAGCCGTGCGGTATGGCTTTAGTAATACAGCAATCGGCAACTTATTCAGTAAAGAAGGATTGCCCGTCGGCCCTTTCCGTACAGACAACTGGCCGGTTGAAGTGAAATGA
- a CDS encoding DUF2961 domain-containing protein, which translates to MKYLNITGIFKVVSLLFLLSATLVHPVYAQRQKKKGATSIIPIGLDAYRRWDLLPLQRIGVRAYMRSTYDRTGGGSDASHFLFMNNKEDESVTLDVKGNGILYFFRANHWHGSPWHFNIDGTDNIVQETATAAPVNAYKVLKHTEFIPAKTFFSPWAYTWTTTKGADLIWTPMPFRDSLSIAYSRTTYGTGYYIYHLFANNDGLSQPMRSWDAAQAPDQDVTDLLNRAGTDIAPKNIKTLRGNLKLNKAEVTVGTIKATNSAIRALKFTLPLNKAIDLERIRLKITWDGAKYPSIDAPICLLFGAGTMFNREHKAGFVKGLPINIHFDYATQKVELACYYPMPFFRSAKFELTGISPQDTGLSYEIRYEPLSMPPNRSAYFHATYRDFPKPEFGKDMTWLDTRGIEGHQDWSGSFMGTSFIFSHNANLSTLEGDPRFFFDDSQTPQAYGTGTEEWAGGGDYWGGENMTLPLAGHPCGSTEKKTAVNEKDLIQSAYRFLMADMMPFGKRAVIRFEHNENVSREHYEAVTYWYGLPAPSLVKTDSLDVGQVKSEQLHAYQSPDASAVQVVNSRYEWGPDTYPKAAWGYDLNKMPEYQELMGKEIYPSHQEDGCYTRGISEFMVKLTPVNQGALLRRTLDYNYPNQTAEVYIAAANGKTKWQKAGIWYLAGSNTCVYSRPEGELSKRQYNVQTSNRRFRDDEFLIPAKLIKGLEAIKVKIKFIPNHQQLYPGKDFPEQSAWSELRYDVYSYVIPQFKIKN; encoded by the coding sequence ATGAAGTATCTGAACATAACCGGGATTTTTAAAGTTGTTTCGCTTTTATTTTTACTATCAGCAACCCTGGTTCACCCTGTTTATGCCCAGCGGCAAAAGAAGAAGGGCGCAACTTCTATTATTCCGATAGGGCTGGATGCCTACCGCCGCTGGGATTTGCTGCCGTTGCAACGAATTGGTGTCAGGGCATACATGCGCAGTACCTACGACCGTACGGGTGGCGGAAGCGACGCTTCTCATTTTTTATTTATGAATAATAAAGAGGACGAAAGCGTAACGCTTGATGTAAAAGGCAACGGTATATTATACTTTTTTAGGGCAAACCACTGGCACGGCAGTCCCTGGCACTTCAATATTGACGGGACAGATAATATCGTTCAGGAAACCGCCACAGCAGCACCCGTAAATGCGTATAAAGTGCTTAAGCATACCGAATTTATTCCGGCGAAAACTTTTTTTAGTCCGTGGGCATACACCTGGACAACCACCAAGGGAGCCGATCTGATCTGGACGCCAATGCCTTTCCGCGATTCGTTGAGCATAGCTTATTCCCGTACAACGTATGGTACCGGCTATTATATATACCATCTTTTTGCTAATAATGATGGTCTTTCTCAACCGATGAGGTCATGGGATGCAGCCCAAGCGCCTGATCAGGATGTAACCGATCTGCTTAACCGTGCGGGTACAGATATCGCTCCAAAAAACATTAAAACCCTGCGCGGGAATTTAAAACTCAACAAAGCGGAGGTAACGGTTGGTACCATAAAAGCTACAAACTCCGCCATAAGGGCATTGAAATTCACATTACCCCTTAATAAGGCGATAGATCTGGAACGTATAAGACTAAAGATAACCTGGGATGGAGCAAAATACCCTTCAATTGATGCACCCATTTGTCTGCTATTTGGCGCCGGTACAATGTTCAACCGCGAACATAAAGCTGGTTTTGTAAAAGGCCTGCCAATTAATATTCATTTTGATTATGCCACTCAAAAAGTGGAGCTGGCTTGTTATTACCCAATGCCGTTTTTCCGTTCGGCCAAATTTGAGCTTACCGGGATATCTCCGCAAGATACTGGGCTGAGTTACGAAATAAGGTATGAGCCTTTGAGTATGCCACCCAACCGGAGCGCCTATTTTCATGCCACTTACCGCGATTTTCCAAAACCCGAATTTGGCAAGGATATGACCTGGCTGGATACCCGCGGGATAGAAGGTCATCAGGATTGGTCTGGTAGTTTTATGGGTACATCGTTCATATTTTCGCACAATGCCAACCTGAGTACATTGGAGGGCGACCCGCGTTTCTTTTTTGATGACAGTCAAACCCCACAGGCTTATGGTACCGGAACAGAAGAATGGGCTGGCGGGGGCGATTATTGGGGAGGCGAAAACATGACGCTGCCATTAGCCGGGCATCCCTGCGGATCGACGGAAAAGAAAACCGCGGTTAACGAGAAAGATCTTATCCAATCGGCATACCGCTTTCTCATGGCCGATATGATGCCTTTTGGTAAGCGTGCAGTAATTCGCTTTGAGCATAATGAAAACGTATCGCGCGAGCATTATGAAGCTGTTACTTATTGGTATGGCTTACCCGCTCCATCATTGGTAAAAACCGATTCTTTGGATGTTGGACAGGTCAAGAGCGAACAGCTTCATGCTTACCAATCGCCCGATGCTTCTGCTGTGCAGGTTGTTAATTCGCGTTATGAATGGGGGCCTGACACTTACCCTAAAGCTGCATGGGGATACGACCTCAACAAGATGCCTGAGTACCAGGAACTGATGGGGAAGGAGATCTATCCATCGCATCAGGAAGATGGTTGTTATACCCGTGGCATATCGGAGTTTATGGTAAAGCTTACTCCTGTTAACCAGGGTGCGCTGCTGCGCCGCACGCTCGATTACAATTACCCAAACCAAACCGCTGAGGTGTATATAGCTGCTGCAAATGGCAAAACAAAATGGCAAAAGGCGGGCATCTGGTATCTGGCCGGGTCAAATACATGTGTTTACTCGAGGCCAGAAGGGGAATTAAGCAAAAGGCAATATAATGTGCAAACCTCCAATCGCCGCTTTCGCGATGATGAATTTTTAATTCCGGCTAAACTTATCAAAGGACTTGAGGCCATAAAAGTTAAGATAAAATTCATTCCCAATCACCAGCAGCTATACCCTGGAAAGGATTTCCCGGAACAAAGCGCCTGGAGCGAACTGCGTTATGACGTGTACAGTTATGTAATCCCTCAATTTAAGATCAAAAATTAA
- a CDS encoding glycoside hydrolase family protein, with the protein MKITLALTVTLLISSLFTYGQNPSVEIPEISGPFVHIFDPNDTREGGNWYTNDHTFAKADDGTWHAFGIIHHLPVSPWNETRLFHITAKSLSQQKWEDHGYGLTAKPGVERVLWAPHIIKEHGLYYMFYNIGNMQENAPNYASWGQLCLATSKDMYTWTRHDRNPLFSDPGHARDSYIMKYHGTYYYYYTRVFNEVDLRSCVAVRTGKDLLHWSGPKIVHIQPYKVDWGGDAESSFVVQRSGMFYLFICRAMTSYNRTDVYYSKDPENFPVENLVCTLPVHAAEVIYDKKEGWFISNTGWDKKGLYLAPLRWKLKE; encoded by the coding sequence ATGAAAATCACTTTAGCGCTAACAGTAACACTGTTAATCAGTAGTTTATTTACATACGGACAAAATCCATCAGTGGAGATTCCGGAAATAAGCGGCCCGTTTGTACATATATTCGACCCTAATGATACACGTGAAGGAGGCAATTGGTACACCAACGACCACACTTTTGCAAAGGCTGATGATGGCACCTGGCACGCGTTCGGCATCATACATCATTTGCCCGTTTCACCCTGGAATGAAACCCGTTTATTTCACATCACGGCTAAATCGCTCAGCCAGCAAAAATGGGAGGATCACGGCTACGGGCTTACCGCAAAGCCGGGTGTTGAACGGGTGCTATGGGCTCCGCATATTATAAAAGAGCATGGGCTTTATTACATGTTTTACAACATTGGCAATATGCAGGAAAATGCCCCAAATTATGCCTCATGGGGACAGCTTTGCCTGGCGACCAGTAAAGATATGTACACCTGGACAAGGCATGACCGCAACCCGCTTTTCAGCGATCCGGGTCATGCCCGTGATTCCTACATCATGAAATACCACGGCACATATTATTACTACTATACCAGGGTGTTTAACGAGGTTGATCTCCGGTCATGTGTAGCGGTACGTACCGGCAAAGATCTATTGCATTGGAGCGGCCCGAAAATAGTTCATATACAACCCTATAAAGTTGACTGGGGTGGCGATGCGGAAAGCTCATTTGTGGTACAGAGAAGCGGGATGTTTTATTTATTCATTTGCCGTGCCATGACAAGTTATAACCGTACCGATGTATACTATTCCAAAGATCCGGAGAATTTTCCGGTAGAGAACCTGGTATGTACCTTGCCTGTTCATGCGGCCGAGGTAATATATGATAAAAAAGAGGGATGGTTTATTTCAAATACCGGCTGGGATAAAAAAGGGCTCTATTTGGCGCCCCTCCGCTGGAAGTTAAAAGAGTAG